The Actinopolyspora erythraea genome has a segment encoding these proteins:
- a CDS encoding fatty acyl-AMP ligase, with the protein MSRFTEMVAAAAASDHGPRTRGLITGEPDAPRCRGWGQVREWALRISAALRSSREGPPVRRGDAVAVLAARPESVVPAVQAVWLAGASVTMLHQPTPRTDLGTWAEDTLRVTRMIEAGLVLLGEPFHEFAPVLAEHGIRFRDLDELSRAETGPAEEVPTGEDDLALLQLTSGSSAEPKAVRITHGNLYHNTRAITAAARLSPERDVAVSWLPLFHDMGMVGCLAVPMALGMRLVKVTPADFLARPSLWPELIGRYGGTVTAAPNFAYAITARGLERAEAGAFDLSTLRFALNGAEPVDPGTVERFLTAGAGLGLRPECVVCAFGMAEATLAVSFAPAHGGMEVDTVDSEALRSSRRAVPARPGDPGARGFALLGPPLPGMEVVVVDESGTPLPERGVGGLLIRGAAVTPGYLTVRGPLAATDGHGWLDTGDEGYLVDGQLVVCGRRKEVIVLGGRNVHPTDIERAACTVAGVRAGNAAAVRGDAGARREHFAVIVESRSAGDEAEERRLRKEVAAKVFGEVGARPSTVLVVAPGSLPKTPSGKLRRGAAAELLS; encoded by the coding sequence GTGAGCCGTTTCACGGAGATGGTGGCCGCGGCGGCGGCTTCGGACCACGGTCCGCGGACCCGCGGCCTGATCACCGGTGAGCCCGACGCGCCCCGCTGCCGCGGCTGGGGGCAGGTGCGCGAGTGGGCGCTGCGGATCTCGGCAGCGCTGCGCTCCTCCCGAGAGGGACCGCCCGTGCGGCGGGGAGACGCGGTGGCGGTCCTCGCCGCGCGGCCGGAGTCCGTGGTTCCCGCCGTGCAGGCGGTGTGGCTGGCAGGTGCCTCGGTGACGATGCTGCACCAGCCCACGCCGCGCACCGATCTCGGGACCTGGGCCGAGGACACGCTGCGCGTCACCCGCATGATCGAGGCCGGGCTGGTGCTGCTCGGGGAGCCGTTCCACGAGTTCGCTCCGGTGCTGGCCGAGCACGGCATCCGGTTCCGCGACCTGGACGAGCTCTCGCGGGCGGAAACCGGTCCCGCCGAGGAGGTTCCCACCGGTGAGGACGACCTCGCGCTGCTGCAGCTGACCAGTGGTTCCTCGGCGGAGCCCAAGGCGGTGCGGATCACGCACGGCAACCTCTACCACAACACCCGGGCCATCACGGCCGCCGCGCGGCTGTCCCCGGAGCGCGACGTCGCGGTCTCCTGGCTACCGCTGTTCCACGACATGGGCATGGTCGGCTGCCTGGCGGTGCCGATGGCACTGGGGATGCGGCTGGTCAAGGTCACCCCCGCCGACTTCCTGGCGCGGCCCTCGCTGTGGCCGGAACTGATCGGGCGGTACGGCGGGACCGTCACCGCCGCGCCGAACTTCGCCTACGCCATCACCGCGCGGGGACTGGAACGGGCCGAGGCCGGGGCGTTCGACCTGTCCACGCTGCGGTTCGCCCTCAACGGTGCCGAGCCGGTGGATCCCGGGACGGTGGAGCGGTTCCTCACGGCCGGAGCCGGTCTCGGGTTGCGCCCGGAGTGCGTGGTGTGCGCCTTCGGCATGGCCGAGGCCACCCTGGCCGTCTCGTTCGCGCCCGCGCACGGCGGCATGGAAGTGGACACGGTGGACTCCGAGGCGTTGCGGAGCTCTCGGCGGGCCGTTCCCGCGCGGCCGGGGGACCCGGGTGCGCGCGGGTTCGCGCTGCTGGGGCCACCGCTGCCCGGCATGGAGGTCGTGGTGGTCGACGAGTCCGGCACGCCGTTGCCGGAACGCGGCGTGGGCGGCCTGCTGATCCGGGGCGCGGCCGTCACTCCCGGCTATCTGACGGTGCGCGGGCCGCTCGCCGCCACCGACGGGCACGGCTGGCTGGACACCGGTGACGAGGGATACCTGGTGGACGGGCAGCTGGTGGTGTGCGGGCGCCGCAAGGAGGTGATCGTGCTGGGCGGTCGCAACGTGCACCCCACCGACATCGAGCGGGCGGCCTGCACCGTGGCCGGGGTGCGGGCGGGAAACGCGGCGGCCGTGCGTGGGGACGCCGGTGCGCGGCGCGAGCACTTCGCGGTGATCGTGGAGTCCCGCTCGGCCGGGGACGAGGCCGAGGAGCGGCGGCTGCGCAAGGAGGTGGCCGCGAAGGTCTTCGGCGAGGTGGGCGCGCGACCCTCCACTGTGCTGGTGGTCGCGCCGGGCTCGCTGCCCAAGACGCCCTCGGGCAAGCTCCGGCGCGGTGCCGCTGCCGAACTGCTGTCCTGA
- a CDS encoding ABC-F family ATP-binding cassette domain-containing protein → MANLINLESVEKSHGVRPLLDGVSLGVTESDRIGVVGLNGGGKTTLLEILTGIEEPDAGRVNHTRDLRSAVVTQRTELPADATVRNAVLDPQGFTAEHEWAADPKVRSVLNGVGMTGLGLETRVAELSGGERRRVALAAALVRELDLLVLDEPTNHLDVEGVRWLADHLLARRCALVIVTHDRWFLDEVCNRTWEVVDGRVEQYEGGYADWVYARAERARIAQQTEEKRRNLARKELAWLQRGAKARTSKPKFRVEAAEALISDVPEPRDTVELVSFAKRRLGNTVIELEDVELRLADRKLLDNVTWRLGPGERVGVVGVNGSGKTTLLRLLAGEREPDGGKRIEGKTVRLAHLTQELHDLPGEWRVLEAIEDVAKQVTLGKYELTASQLGERFGFGKGRQWTRVEDLSGGERRRLQLARLLMDEPNVLVLDEPTNDLDIDTLQQLEDLLDGWPGTLVVVSHDRYLVERVCDNVVALFGDGNITHLPGGIDEYLNRRRSLLEGGDQSLGRQQETGGAAAGGKAKSSGLSGAQDRAARKELSRLERQLDKLADRERELHDQLAEAATEPERLQELNSQLRQLREQKDDIESRWMELADSLG, encoded by the coding sequence ATGGCCAACCTGATCAATCTGGAGTCGGTCGAGAAAAGCCACGGGGTCCGGCCCCTGCTGGACGGGGTCTCGCTCGGCGTGACCGAAAGCGACCGCATCGGGGTCGTCGGTCTCAACGGTGGTGGCAAGACGACCCTGCTGGAGATACTGACCGGTATCGAAGAGCCCGACGCCGGACGGGTCAACCACACCCGTGACCTGCGCAGCGCGGTCGTCACCCAGCGGACCGAGCTTCCCGCCGACGCCACCGTGCGCAACGCGGTGCTCGACCCGCAGGGCTTCACCGCCGAGCACGAGTGGGCCGCCGACCCCAAGGTGCGTTCCGTGCTCAACGGGGTCGGCATGACCGGGCTCGGCCTGGAGACCAGGGTCGCCGAGCTGTCCGGTGGTGAACGCCGCCGCGTGGCGCTGGCCGCCGCGCTGGTGCGCGAACTCGACCTGCTGGTGCTGGACGAGCCGACCAACCACCTCGACGTCGAGGGGGTGCGCTGGTTGGCGGACCACCTGCTTGCGCGGCGCTGCGCACTGGTGATCGTCACCCACGACCGGTGGTTCCTCGACGAGGTGTGCAACCGCACCTGGGAGGTCGTGGACGGCCGGGTGGAGCAGTACGAGGGCGGCTACGCCGACTGGGTCTACGCCAGGGCCGAGCGGGCCAGGATCGCGCAGCAGACCGAGGAGAAGCGCCGCAACCTGGCGCGCAAGGAGCTCGCCTGGCTGCAACGGGGTGCCAAGGCCCGCACCTCGAAGCCCAAGTTCCGGGTGGAGGCGGCCGAGGCCCTGATCTCCGACGTGCCGGAGCCCAGGGACACCGTGGAGCTGGTCTCCTTCGCCAAGCGGCGGCTGGGCAACACCGTGATCGAGCTGGAGGACGTCGAGCTCCGGCTGGCCGACCGCAAGCTGCTGGACAACGTGACCTGGCGGTTGGGGCCGGGTGAGCGGGTGGGTGTGGTCGGGGTGAACGGCTCCGGCAAGACGACGCTGCTGCGGCTGCTGGCGGGGGAGCGCGAGCCCGACGGCGGCAAGCGGATCGAGGGCAAGACGGTCCGACTGGCGCACCTCACCCAGGAGCTGCACGACCTGCCCGGCGAGTGGCGCGTGCTGGAGGCGATCGAGGACGTCGCCAAGCAGGTCACGCTCGGCAAGTACGAGCTGACCGCCTCCCAGCTGGGCGAGCGGTTCGGCTTCGGCAAGGGCAGGCAGTGGACCAGGGTCGAGGACCTCTCCGGCGGCGAGCGGCGCAGGCTGCAGCTGGCCAGGCTGCTGATGGACGAGCCCAACGTGCTCGTGCTCGACGAGCCCACCAACGACCTCGACATCGACACCCTGCAGCAGCTGGAGGACCTGCTGGACGGCTGGCCCGGCACCCTGGTGGTCGTCTCGCACGACCGCTACCTGGTGGAGCGGGTCTGCGACAACGTGGTCGCGTTGTTCGGCGACGGCAACATCACCCACCTGCCGGGCGGGATCGACGAGTACCTGAACCGGCGCCGTTCGCTGCTGGAGGGCGGGGACCAGTCCCTCGGCCGGCAGCAGGAGACCGGTGGCGCCGCGGCGGGCGGTAAGGCGAAGTCCAGCGGCCTGTCCGGTGCGCAGGACCGCGCCGCGCGCAAGGAGCTCTCCCGGCTGGAACGCCAGCTGGACAAGCTCGCCGACCGGGAGCGGGAGCTGCACGACCAGCTCGCCGAGGCCGCCACCGAACCGGAGCGGCTGCAGGAGTTGAACTCCCAGCTGCGGCAGCTGCGCGAGCAGAAGGACGACATCGAGTCCCGTTGGATGGAGCTGGCCGACAGCCTCGGTTGA
- a CDS encoding 4-(cytidine 5'-diphospho)-2-C-methyl-D-erythritol kinase, giving the protein MVPTPITVRVPAKVNLHLSVGDSRQDGYHELVTVFQALSLTDEVTVRSSDEPGIEVRGEGSDDVPLDSDNLAWRAVTELARASGRDPDDTGVRVSINKGIPVAGGMAGGSADAAATLFALNALWKLELGRDELADIAGRLGSDVPFALQGGTALGTGRGERLVPVLARHTYHWVIALHGEGLGTPEVYGELDRLRRNSDNRVGEVEPVLEALASGDPRELALLLGNDLQAAAVSLRPVLRRTLRAGVDAGALAGIVSGSGPTCAFLCTDGEDAVRIAAELSGAGVCRTVRVAQGPVAGARLVEEHSDRPTPPQVHA; this is encoded by the coding sequence GTGGTACCGACCCCGATCACCGTCCGGGTCCCGGCGAAGGTGAACCTGCACCTCTCGGTCGGTGACAGTCGCCAGGACGGTTATCACGAGCTGGTGACCGTATTCCAGGCGCTGTCGCTGACCGACGAGGTCACGGTACGCAGTTCCGACGAGCCGGGCATCGAGGTGCGCGGCGAGGGTTCGGACGACGTTCCGTTGGATTCCGACAACCTGGCGTGGCGGGCGGTGACCGAACTCGCCCGCGCCAGCGGCAGAGATCCGGACGACACCGGTGTGCGCGTCTCGATCAACAAGGGCATACCGGTGGCGGGCGGCATGGCCGGTGGCAGTGCCGACGCCGCCGCGACGCTGTTCGCGCTGAACGCGCTGTGGAAGCTGGAGCTCGGTCGTGACGAGCTCGCCGACATAGCGGGCCGGCTCGGCAGCGACGTGCCGTTCGCCCTGCAGGGGGGGACCGCGCTCGGCACCGGCCGGGGAGAGCGGTTGGTGCCGGTGCTGGCCCGGCACACCTATCACTGGGTGATCGCGCTGCACGGGGAGGGACTGGGAACCCCGGAGGTCTACGGCGAGCTGGACCGGTTGCGGCGGAACTCGGACAACCGGGTCGGCGAGGTGGAGCCGGTGCTGGAGGCGCTGGCTTCCGGCGATCCGCGTGAACTCGCCCTGCTGCTGGGCAACGATCTGCAGGCCGCGGCGGTCTCGCTGCGACCGGTGCTGCGGCGCACGCTGCGCGCCGGGGTGGACGCCGGGGCGCTGGCCGGGATCGTGTCCGGATCCGGACCGACCTGCGCGTTCCTGTGCACCGACGGGGAGGATGCGGTGCGGATCGCGGCCGAGCTCTCCGGTGCCGGGGTGTGCCGGACGGTGCGGGTGGCGCAGGGCCCCGTCGCCGGTGCGCGACTCGTCGAGGAGCACTCCGACCGCCCCACCCCTCCCCAGGTGCACGCATGA
- a CDS encoding MetQ/NlpA family ABC transporter substrate-binding protein, producing MRTRILASLLTVSALALAGCGGGSAAQDDPDAAIKVGATAQPHGEILEYVKENLASEQDLKIEIETFSDYNRPNAATANGSLDANYYQHKPFLEEYKEERGGDLQWVAPVHLEPLGIYSKKIGSLDEVSDGDTVTIPNDPSNRGRALKLLQDKGLIELKKGSAEETNVRDIVSNPKNLQIEEMKAAQIPRTLQDVRFAVVNGNYALKANLDDPLALESTENNPYVNGVVTNSEMRDDPRVDKLVDMLQSQEVKDFINEEYGGKSVIPAS from the coding sequence ATGCGTACCAGAATCCTGGCCTCACTGCTCACCGTCAGCGCCCTCGCGTTAGCCGGGTGCGGCGGTGGCTCGGCAGCGCAGGACGACCCGGACGCGGCGATCAAGGTCGGTGCCACCGCCCAGCCGCACGGCGAGATCCTGGAGTACGTCAAGGAGAACCTCGCCTCCGAGCAGGACCTGAAGATCGAGATCGAGACCTTCAGCGACTACAACCGGCCCAACGCCGCCACCGCCAACGGCTCGCTGGACGCCAACTACTACCAGCACAAGCCGTTCCTCGAGGAGTACAAGGAGGAGCGCGGCGGTGATCTGCAGTGGGTCGCCCCGGTGCACCTGGAGCCGCTGGGCATCTACTCCAAGAAGATCGGCTCGTTGGACGAGGTCTCCGACGGTGACACCGTGACGATCCCCAACGACCCCTCCAACCGGGGTCGGGCCCTCAAACTGCTCCAGGACAAGGGGCTGATCGAGCTCAAGAAGGGCTCGGCGGAGGAGACCAACGTCCGCGACATCGTGAGCAACCCGAAGAACCTCCAGATCGAGGAGATGAAGGCGGCCCAGATCCCGCGCACGCTGCAGGACGTGCGGTTCGCGGTCGTCAACGGCAACTACGCCCTCAAGGCCAACCTGGATGATCCGCTGGCCCTGGAGTCGACCGAGAACAACCCCTACGTCAACGGGGTGGTCACCAACTCCGAGATGCGGGACGACCCGCGCGTCGACAAGCTCGTCGACATGCTGCAGTCCCAGGAGGTCAAGGACTTCATCAACGAGGAGTACGGCGGCAAGTCCGTCATCCCGGCCAGCTGA
- a CDS encoding methionine ABC transporter permease, with translation MSDVTPWSEVVELVRPATVETIYMVLMSTLVGVVGGLPLGVWLHMTSPVGLTPKPLLHRVLGAIVDVTRSIPFVVLLVVVGSLTRLLMGQAFGSSAAIVPLAIAAVPFFARLTSNALREVDSAIVEAAVTTGASKFRIVWTVLLSEARAALVGAVGVTMLALIGYAAMAGAIAGGGLGATAILDGYNAYDDRVLYVSVVLLGVLAWGMQLLTDWVTKLVDRRRAVTNV, from the coding sequence GTGAGTGACGTGACCCCCTGGTCGGAGGTCGTCGAACTGGTACGTCCCGCGACGGTCGAGACCATCTACATGGTCCTGATGTCGACCCTGGTGGGGGTGGTGGGTGGTCTGCCGCTGGGCGTCTGGCTGCACATGACCTCCCCCGTGGGACTCACCCCCAAACCGCTGTTGCACCGGGTGCTCGGCGCGATCGTGGACGTGACGCGGTCGATCCCGTTCGTGGTGCTGCTGGTGGTGGTCGGCTCGCTGACCCGACTGCTGATGGGGCAGGCGTTCGGCAGCAGCGCGGCGATCGTGCCGTTGGCCATCGCCGCGGTGCCGTTCTTCGCGCGGTTGACCTCCAACGCCCTGCGCGAAGTGGACTCCGCGATCGTGGAGGCCGCGGTGACCACCGGGGCGAGCAAGTTCCGGATCGTGTGGACAGTGCTGCTCAGCGAGGCTCGGGCGGCTCTGGTCGGTGCGGTCGGGGTGACCATGCTCGCGCTGATCGGCTACGCCGCGATGGCGGGTGCCATCGCGGGCGGCGGGCTGGGAGCCACCGCGATCCTGGACGGCTACAACGCCTACGACGACCGTGTGCTCTACGTCTCGGTGGTGCTGCTCGGAGTGCTCGCCTGGGGGATGCAGCTGCTCACCGACTGGGTGACGAAGCTGGTCGACCGCAGGCGCGCCGTCACCAACGTCTGA
- a CDS encoding methionine ABC transporter ATP-binding protein, whose protein sequence is MITVENLTKTFTQSNTSVAALDDVSLEVPDGSVCGVVGTSGAGKSTLARCIALLEKPDTGAIRVDGTDLVSLEGSKLRAARRRIGVVPQGDSLLRQRTAAGNVALPLESAKVPAAQRRGRVAELLDLVGLSDKASVYPDHLSGGQRQRVAVARALAAKPSVLLADEPTSALDPATTDSVLTVLERARSELGVTVLVVTHDMAVVRRIADDVAVLEQGRVVEHGKVLDLVSEPGSRIGSTLLPETDQASVLRPDSGQQHDVVAEVVLVGFAAVGALLPEASSRFGVELSILGGGLTRLGDTPVAKFRVGLSGERSESALKWMIERDAHVRRAPVSVDGVAA, encoded by the coding sequence GTGATCACTGTCGAGAACCTGACCAAGACCTTCACCCAGAGCAACACCTCCGTGGCGGCGTTGGACGACGTGAGCCTGGAGGTGCCGGACGGTTCCGTCTGCGGCGTCGTTGGAACCAGCGGTGCGGGCAAGTCCACCCTGGCCCGTTGCATCGCCCTGCTGGAGAAGCCCGACACCGGAGCCATCCGGGTTGACGGGACCGATCTCGTCTCGCTGGAGGGCAGCAAGCTCCGGGCGGCACGCCGCCGGATCGGTGTGGTGCCCCAGGGGGACTCGCTGCTTCGGCAGCGCACCGCCGCCGGCAACGTCGCGTTGCCGCTGGAGTCGGCGAAGGTGCCCGCCGCGCAGCGCCGGGGCAGGGTGGCCGAACTGCTCGACCTGGTGGGGCTGTCCGACAAGGCCTCGGTCTACCCGGACCACCTCTCCGGGGGGCAGCGGCAGCGGGTCGCGGTCGCGCGTGCGCTGGCCGCCAAGCCCTCGGTGCTGCTGGCGGACGAGCCGACCTCGGCGCTGGACCCCGCCACCACCGACTCGGTGTTGACCGTGCTGGAACGCGCTCGCTCCGAGCTCGGGGTGACGGTGCTGGTCGTCACGCACGACATGGCGGTGGTGCGGCGCATCGCCGACGACGTCGCCGTTCTCGAACAGGGCAGGGTGGTCGAGCACGGCAAGGTGCTGGACCTGGTCTCCGAGCCGGGCAGCCGGATCGGTTCGACGCTGCTGCCCGAGACCGACCAGGCGAGCGTGCTGCGGCCCGACTCCGGTCAGCAGCACGACGTGGTCGCCGAGGTGGTGCTGGTCGGCTTCGCGGCGGTGGGGGCGTTGCTGCCCGAGGCTTCGAGCAGGTTCGGGGTGGAACTGTCCATTCTCGGCGGTGGACTGACGCGGCTCGGGGACACGCCCGTCGCCAAATTCCGCGTCGGGTTGTCCGGTGAACGTTCCGAGTCCGCGCTGAAGTGGATGATCGAGCGCGATGCGCATGTGCGCCGCGCTCCCGTGAGCGTTGATGGAGTTGCTGCGTGA
- the rsmA gene encoding 16S rRNA (adenine(1518)-N(6)/adenine(1519)-N(6))-dimethyltransferase RsmA, which produces MEQQPSAVRLLGPAEVRGLAERLELRPTKKLGQNFVHDPNTVRRIVETAGVGSDDVVLEIGPGIGSLTLALLATAGAVTAVEIDSVLADRLPPTVAEHAPKLADNLRVVNGDALRMGAAEFGGPDRAPTALVANLPYNVAVPVVLRLLAELPSLRHGLVMVQAEVAERMAAEPGSRRYGAPSAKSAWFADVRRAGAVSRNVFWPVPNVDSGLVAFTRHEPPAELDRERVFAVVDAAFAQRRKTLRSALAGWAGSAGRAERVLRRAGIDPAARGEQLDIAEFAAVARAADTEP; this is translated from the coding sequence GTGGAGCAACAGCCGTCGGCAGTCCGTCTGCTCGGTCCGGCCGAGGTTCGTGGACTGGCAGAGCGGCTCGAACTACGTCCCACCAAGAAACTCGGCCAGAATTTCGTGCACGACCCCAACACAGTCCGGCGCATCGTCGAGACCGCAGGCGTCGGTTCCGACGACGTGGTGCTCGAAATCGGCCCCGGCATCGGATCACTGACCCTGGCGCTGCTCGCCACGGCCGGGGCGGTCACCGCCGTGGAGATCGATTCGGTGCTCGCCGACCGGTTGCCCCCCACTGTCGCCGAGCACGCCCCGAAACTCGCCGACAACCTGCGGGTGGTCAACGGTGACGCCCTGCGGATGGGCGCGGCCGAGTTCGGTGGCCCGGACCGCGCTCCGACCGCGCTGGTGGCGAATCTGCCCTACAACGTGGCGGTGCCGGTGGTGCTGCGACTGCTGGCCGAACTGCCCTCGCTGCGGCACGGCCTGGTGATGGTGCAGGCGGAGGTCGCGGAGCGGATGGCCGCCGAGCCGGGCAGTCGCCGTTACGGTGCGCCCAGCGCGAAGTCGGCCTGGTTCGCCGACGTGCGACGTGCCGGTGCGGTCTCCCGCAACGTGTTCTGGCCGGTGCCGAACGTGGATTCCGGCCTGGTGGCCTTCACCCGGCACGAACCGCCCGCCGAGCTCGACCGCGAGCGGGTGTTCGCCGTGGTGGACGCGGCGTTCGCGCAGCGCCGCAAGACACTGCGTTCGGCGCTGGCGGGGTGGGCCGGTTCGGCGGGACGCGCGGAGCGCGTGCTGCGCCGGGCCGGGATCGACCCGGCGGCCAGGGGCGAACAGCTCGACATCGCCGAGTTCGCCGCGGTGGCGCGAGCCGCCGACACCGAACCCTGA
- a CDS encoding resuscitation-promoting factor — protein sequence MNERGYFGEQFSADDHHAPWGDSLGGTSRFTPVSGESHTAVGVLERPEERTRTEQSYPAQDHPSFPPGALSITPQDLYEILGPDVEDLMADTDLDVDELIGLLNAETTVMPPLPLSDSVTREELEEPSPELSEAISTWKRRFLKSAVAALILSITGAGGAAAAMDKSVTVEVDGKEREVSTYESTVGEVLEDEGIEVDKHDALSPSLGSKVEHGETITLDRGRKIELTVDGQTREEWVRSVTVGQALRQLGVPTDGASISAKRTMPVPEEGMSLEVKTAKSITLVDGGNKPRQLTTTAVTIDELLRKQGLQVDENDKVTPGSDQRISDGAEVRIDRTGISTINVREEIEPPVKEIVDDSMLVGERKVEQRGKPGEKIVFTRVTTHNGEEVKRETVGEKVVTEAEPKVVRVGGKQPPNSGVWDKLAECESGGNWHINTGNGYYGGVQFNKSTWDAYGGNQYAAYPHQASREQQIAIATKVRDARGGYGAWPSCSAQLGLS from the coding sequence GTGAACGAACGCGGCTATTTCGGTGAGCAATTCTCGGCCGACGACCACCACGCGCCCTGGGGTGACTCGCTCGGCGGAACGAGCCGGTTCACCCCCGTCTCGGGGGAGTCGCACACCGCCGTCGGTGTGTTGGAACGCCCCGAGGAACGGACCAGGACCGAGCAGTCCTACCCGGCGCAGGATCACCCGAGCTTCCCGCCCGGCGCCCTGAGCATCACCCCGCAGGACCTCTACGAGATCCTCGGCCCCGACGTCGAGGACCTGATGGCCGACACCGACCTCGACGTCGACGAGCTGATCGGCCTGCTCAACGCCGAGACGACGGTGATGCCCCCGCTGCCGCTGTCCGACTCGGTCACTCGTGAGGAGCTCGAGGAGCCCTCCCCGGAGCTGTCCGAGGCGATCAGCACCTGGAAACGCCGTTTCCTGAAGAGCGCGGTGGCGGCCCTGATCCTGTCCATCACCGGTGCGGGCGGTGCCGCCGCGGCGATGGACAAGTCGGTCACCGTCGAGGTGGACGGCAAGGAACGCGAGGTCAGCACCTACGAGTCCACCGTGGGCGAGGTCCTCGAGGACGAGGGCATCGAGGTCGACAAGCACGACGCCCTCAGCCCCTCGCTCGGTTCCAAGGTCGAGCACGGCGAGACCATCACGCTCGACCGGGGAAGGAAGATCGAGCTCACCGTCGACGGCCAGACCCGCGAGGAGTGGGTCCGCTCGGTGACGGTGGGGCAGGCGCTGCGTCAGCTCGGCGTCCCCACCGACGGCGCCTCGATCTCGGCCAAGCGCACCATGCCCGTCCCGGAAGAGGGCATGAGCCTGGAGGTCAAGACCGCCAAGTCGATCACGCTCGTCGACGGCGGGAACAAGCCCAGGCAGCTGACCACCACCGCCGTCACGATCGACGAGCTGCTCCGCAAGCAGGGGCTTCAGGTCGACGAGAACGACAAGGTCACCCCCGGTTCCGACCAGCGGATCAGTGACGGCGCCGAGGTGCGCATCGACCGCACCGGCATCTCGACCATCAACGTCCGGGAGGAGATCGAACCCCCGGTCAAGGAGATCGTGGACGACTCGATGCTCGTGGGCGAACGCAAGGTCGAGCAGCGGGGCAAACCCGGAGAGAAGATCGTCTTCACCCGGGTGACCACCCACAACGGTGAAGAGGTCAAGCGGGAGACCGTCGGCGAGAAGGTCGTCACCGAGGCGGAGCCCAAGGTCGTGCGGGTCGGCGGCAAGCAACCGCCGAACAGCGGGGTCTGGGACAAGCTCGCCGAGTGCGAGTCCGGTGGCAACTGGCACATCAACACCGGTAACGGCTACTACGGTGGCGTCCAGTTCAACAAGTCGACCTGGGACGCCTACGGCGGTAACCAGTACGCCGCCTACCCGCACCAGGCCAGCAGGGAGCAGCAGATCGCCATCGCCACCAAGGTGCGCGACGCACGGGGAGGTTACGGGGCCTGGCCCTCCTGCTCCGCCCAGCTCGGCCTTTCCTGA
- a CDS encoding transglycosylase family protein yields the protein MTARYVPRGAILLTAALTATLGAGSPAVAAEHPRAADRGVWDRLAECESGGNWHIDTGNGYYGGLQFLRSTWASYGGERYARYPHHAAPAEQVEVADRLRDARGGYGAWPGCARRLRLPL from the coding sequence ATGACAGCTCGGTACGTTCCGCGCGGCGCGATCCTGCTGACGGCGGCACTGACCGCGACCCTCGGGGCCGGTTCCCCGGCCGTGGCCGCCGAACACCCGCGGGCGGCCGACCGGGGAGTGTGGGACCGGTTGGCCGAGTGCGAGTCCGGCGGCAACTGGCACATCGACACCGGCAACGGCTACTACGGCGGGCTGCAGTTCCTGCGCAGCACCTGGGCGTCCTACGGCGGTGAGCGCTACGCGCGCTACCCGCACCACGCCGCGCCTGCCGAGCAGGTCGAGGTCGCCGACAGGCTCCGGGACGCCCGCGGGGGCTACGGGGCGTGGCCCGGCTGCGCCCGCAGGTTGAGGCTGCCGCTCTAG